In one Winogradskyella sp. MH6 genomic region, the following are encoded:
- a CDS encoding uroporphyrinogen-III synthase: MKVKTILVSQPEPKIENSPYFDLQEKQKVKVDFRPFIHVEGVSAKEIRQQKIDLSKFTAIILTSRNSVDHFFRVADEMRFKVPDTMKYFCQSEAVAYYLQKYVVYRKRKIYVGKRTFEDLTPLIKKYKDEAFLLPTTDKVKPIIPDTLDSLGVNWKQATFYKTVISDLSDLANVYYDILVFFSPSGIESLFHNFPDFKQNDTRIAVFGNTTIKAVKEKGLRVDIAAPTPETPSMTMALQKYIDSVNKGK; the protein is encoded by the coding sequence ATGAAAGTGAAGACGATTTTAGTATCGCAACCAGAACCTAAAATAGAGAATTCTCCGTACTTTGACTTACAGGAAAAGCAAAAAGTTAAAGTTGACTTCAGACCTTTTATACATGTAGAAGGTGTTTCAGCAAAAGAAATCAGACAACAAAAAATAGATCTTAGCAAGTTTACTGCTATTATACTTACTAGTAGAAATTCTGTAGATCACTTCTTTAGAGTTGCAGATGAAATGCGCTTTAAAGTGCCTGATACTATGAAATACTTTTGCCAGTCTGAAGCTGTTGCCTATTATTTGCAAAAATATGTGGTTTACAGAAAACGTAAAATCTATGTTGGTAAACGTACATTTGAAGACTTAACACCTTTAATTAAAAAGTATAAGGACGAAGCATTTTTATTGCCTACTACAGATAAGGTAAAACCTATTATTCCTGATACTTTAGATAGCCTTGGAGTGAATTGGAAACAAGCTACATTTTACAAAACTGTAATTAGTGATTTATCTGATTTAGCTAACGTGTACTATGATATCTTAGTATTCTTTAGCCCTTCAGGTATTGAATCTTTATTCCATAATTTCCCTGATTTTAAACAAAATGACACGCGTATTGCTGTGTTTGGTAATACAACAATAAAAGCTGTAAAGGAAAAAGGACTACGTGTAGATATCGCTGCACCAACTCCTGAGACACCATCTATGACAATGGCATTACAGAAATATATTGACAGTGTTAATAAAGGAAAATAA
- a CDS encoding DUF4271 domain-containing protein, with the protein MRDYITHEWFTVLTVFGIFAITMAKYLNTLRFGDFISIIGNSKYLKIYSKDQKFIDPFDGLLFLNLVFSGSIFLFFCYSTFVSPLAFELISFLKLLLAVATVVIIKTLLERLIASLFEIDSIIDAYLFQKMTFLNYSGLVLVFSNLLLLYTGTNPKIIIITSFIVIFLINLIGFATSFRNYQKIINPNFFYFLLYLCALEIAPYVLLYKVISEYNI; encoded by the coding sequence ATGAGGGATTATATTACTCACGAGTGGTTTACAGTGCTTACTGTTTTTGGGATTTTTGCTATAACAATGGCCAAATACCTAAACACACTGCGCTTTGGTGATTTTATATCTATAATAGGAAATTCTAAATACCTTAAAATCTATAGTAAAGACCAAAAGTTTATTGATCCTTTTGATGGTCTTTTATTTCTTAACTTGGTGTTTTCTGGAAGTATCTTTTTATTTTTCTGTTATTCCACGTTTGTTTCTCCACTAGCTTTTGAGTTAATTTCATTTCTAAAATTATTACTTGCAGTTGCAACAGTAGTAATCATTAAAACATTACTAGAACGCCTCATTGCAAGTCTTTTTGAAATTGACAGTATTATTGATGCATATTTGTTTCAAAAGATGACGTTTCTTAATTATTCTGGTTTGGTGTTAGTCTTTTCTAACTTGTTGCTACTGTACACAGGCACAAACCCTAAAATTATAATAATTACATCTTTTATTGTGATTTTTTTAATAAATCTCATTGGGTTTGCGACTTCATTCAGAAACTATCAAAAAATAATAAATCCCAATTTTTTCTATTTTTTATTGTATCTTTGCGCTCTCGAAATTGCGCCTTATGTGCTTTTATATAAGGTGATTAGCGAGTATAACATTTAA
- a CDS encoding polyprenol monophosphomannose synthase: protein MSDALVIIPTYNETENIETILRAVFSQDKLFHVLVVDDNSPDGTADKVKLLQNEYSNQLHLLQRDKKNGLGAAYIAGFTWALGNSYDFIFEMDADFSHNPNDLIKLYNACSVNDADVAVGSRYVKGITVVNWPLSRILLSYGASRYVRLITGMRVKDSTAGFICYKRKVLESINLNKVKFVGYAFQIEMKFKAYKKGFKIVEIPVIFKDRIKGKSKMSGSIISEAIFGVISMKLKSLFIKS from the coding sequence ATGTCTGACGCACTTGTTATAATCCCGACATATAATGAGACTGAAAATATAGAAACTATTCTTAGAGCTGTATTTTCGCAAGACAAGTTGTTTCATGTATTAGTGGTAGATGATAATTCACCAGATGGTACTGCAGATAAGGTAAAATTGTTGCAAAACGAGTATTCTAATCAGCTACATTTGTTGCAACGCGACAAAAAAAATGGTTTAGGAGCAGCTTATATAGCAGGTTTTACATGGGCTTTGGGTAATTCTTACGACTTTATTTTTGAAATGGATGCCGATTTCTCACATAATCCAAATGACTTAATAAAGTTGTATAATGCTTGCTCGGTAAATGATGCAGATGTGGCAGTTGGCTCTAGGTACGTTAAAGGAATTACGGTAGTAAACTGGCCACTATCTAGAATATTGCTTTCTTATGGAGCCTCTCGCTACGTGAGATTGATAACAGGAATGAGAGTAAAGGATTCTACCGCAGGATTTATTTGTTACAAAAGAAAAGTTTTAGAATCCATTAATTTAAACAAAGTGAAATTTGTGGGATATGCTTTTCAGATTGAAATGAAATTTAAAGCCTATAAAAAAGGCTTTAAAATTGTTGAAATTCCTGTTATTTTTAAAGATAGAATTAAAGGCAAATCAAAAATGAGCGGAAGTATTATTTCTGAAGCTATTTTTGGAGTTATTAGTATGAAATTGAAAAGCTTATTTATCAAGTCTTAG
- a CDS encoding dihydroorotase, translating into MKRQTLIKNAKIVNEGKIVEGDILIEDDFIKEIDDSISVKSADITVIDAEGNYVLPGMIDDQVHFREPGLTHKANIETESKAALAGGITSFIEMPNTNPQTTTVEKLEEKFAIAAETSYANYSFMFGGTNDNLDEILKVDPKTVAGLKLFLGSSTGNMLVDDPKVIEKIFSSTDMVISVHCEDEATIRENLAKYKAEYGDDIPMEKHPIIRSEEACYLSSSRAIELAKKTGARLHVFHLSTGKETSLFSNKIPLKDKKITAEVCIHHLWFSDEDYAKKGSHIKWNPAVKTAKDREQLLKALLDDRIDVIATDHAPHTLEEKSNPYTSAPSGGPLVQHALVALLEMHHQGKISIEKIVEKACHNPAILFDVEKRGYIREGYYADLVIVDVNSPWTVNKGNILYKCGWSPFEGNTFKSRVTHTILNGQLVYNNFKVLNVKAAKRLTFNR; encoded by the coding sequence ATGAAAAGACAAACCCTCATAAAAAATGCTAAAATTGTCAACGAAGGAAAAATCGTTGAAGGAGATATACTTATAGAAGACGATTTTATAAAAGAAATAGACGACTCTATCAGTGTTAAGTCGGCAGATATCACTGTTATTGATGCAGAAGGCAATTACGTGTTACCAGGTATGATCGATGATCAGGTGCATTTTAGAGAACCAGGCTTAACACACAAGGCCAATATAGAAACAGAATCTAAAGCAGCTTTGGCAGGTGGTATTACATCATTTATAGAAATGCCAAATACCAATCCTCAAACTACAACAGTAGAAAAGTTGGAAGAAAAATTTGCTATCGCAGCAGAGACTTCGTATGCTAATTATTCGTTTATGTTTGGAGGTACTAATGATAATCTAGACGAAATATTAAAAGTAGACCCTAAAACAGTTGCAGGATTGAAACTATTTCTAGGTTCTTCTACCGGAAACATGTTGGTAGATGACCCAAAAGTTATAGAGAAAATATTTTCTAGTACAGATATGGTTATCTCAGTGCATTGTGAAGATGAAGCTACGATACGAGAAAATCTGGCAAAATATAAAGCGGAGTATGGAGATGATATTCCAATGGAAAAGCATCCAATTATAAGAAGTGAAGAAGCTTGTTACCTATCGTCGTCTAGAGCTATTGAGCTGGCAAAAAAGACAGGAGCAAGATTACATGTGTTTCATTTATCAACAGGAAAAGAAACGAGTCTGTTCTCAAACAAAATTCCATTAAAAGATAAGAAGATTACAGCAGAGGTTTGTATACACCACTTATGGTTTTCAGATGAAGATTATGCTAAAAAAGGAAGCCATATTAAATGGAATCCTGCTGTAAAAACAGCTAAAGATAGAGAACAGTTGCTTAAAGCATTACTTGACGACAGAATTGATGTTATAGCAACAGACCACGCACCACATACTCTCGAAGAAAAAAGTAATCCTTACACAAGTGCTCCATCAGGTGGGCCATTGGTGCAACATGCTTTAGTGGCATTGTTAGAAATGCATCATCAAGGAAAAATTTCTATCGAAAAAATCGTAGAAAAAGCATGTCATAATCCTGCTATTCTTTTTGATGTTGAGAAGCGAGGCTATATTAGAGAAGGCTACTATGCAGATCTAGTTATAGTAGATGTCAATAGTCCTTGGACGGTTAATAAAGGAAATATTTTATACAAATGTGGTTGGTCACCTTTTGAAGGCAACACCTTTAAAAGTAGAGTAACACATACGATTTTAAATGGTCAGTTGGTTTACAACAATTTTAAAGTATTAAACGTTAAAGCTGCAAAACGACTAACTTTTAATAGATGA
- a CDS encoding DUF4296 domain-containing protein: MKQLFCILALFVLVFSCEKKDRPPKPDNLISKDKMESVLYDMYIINAAKGVNRKLLEDKGIVPESYILNKHQIDSAQFAQSNAYYAFDPDLYKTMVEKVKARLEIDKKTFEDLEKKAGKEAKRRRDSISRINEKRRDSIKKALKKEVSN, translated from the coding sequence ATGAAACAGCTCTTTTGCATATTAGCTTTGTTTGTTTTGGTATTTTCTTGTGAAAAGAAAGATAGGCCGCCTAAGCCAGATAATCTTATTTCTAAAGATAAGATGGAGAGTGTCCTTTATGATATGTACATAATTAACGCAGCTAAAGGCGTTAACAGAAAACTATTAGAAGACAAAGGTATTGTACCAGAGTCTTATATTTTAAACAAGCACCAAATAGATAGTGCCCAATTTGCCCAGAGCAATGCTTATTATGCCTTTGACCCAGACTTATATAAAACGATGGTAGAGAAGGTAAAGGCTAGGTTAGAGATAGATAAGAAAACTTTTGAGGATTTAGAGAAAAAGGCTGGTAAAGAGGCCAAACGAAGACGAGACTCTATAAGTAGAATAAACGAAAAAAGAAGAGACTCTATTAAAAAAGCTCTAAAAAAAGAAGTGAGTAATTAA
- a CDS encoding NAD-dependent epimerase/dehydratase family protein, whose protein sequence is MILVTGGTGLVGSHLLYKLVSNGENVRAIYRREKTLRRVTHVFSYFSNNAENLFNKIDWVEANLNDIPKLQTAFDGVTHVYHCAAFVSFEPDKYHLLRRVNIKGSANIVNLCISHSVKKLCYVSSIAAIGHHADSSKLITEQTEWNPEDDNSVYAITKYGAELEIWRGTQEGLDAVIVNPGIILGAGYWKGGSSGNLFRKIYEGMKYYVNGVVGYVDVFDVVDTMISLMKSSITNENYILVSENLSFKDFQNKVANALKVNPPKKEAKPWLLNIAWRADWLKHKLTGSRRSFTKHTAKSATSITMYDNSKIKNAIDFEFKPINQSIDEICELYLKDLKQR, encoded by the coding sequence ATGATTTTAGTTACAGGAGGAACAGGATTAGTAGGCTCACATTTACTTTATAAGTTGGTTTCTAACGGAGAAAATGTACGTGCTATTTACAGACGAGAAAAAACCTTGAGACGTGTTACACACGTATTTAGCTATTTTTCTAATAATGCTGAAAACCTTTTTAACAAAATAGATTGGGTAGAAGCAAATCTTAATGATATCCCAAAACTACAAACGGCTTTTGATGGAGTAACTCATGTTTATCATTGTGCTGCTTTTGTCTCTTTTGAACCCGACAAATATCATCTATTGCGTAGAGTTAACATTAAAGGCAGTGCAAATATTGTTAATCTATGTATTAGCCACTCAGTAAAAAAACTATGTTACGTAAGTTCTATAGCTGCTATTGGGCATCATGCAGATTCTTCTAAACTCATTACCGAACAAACTGAATGGAATCCTGAAGATGACAATAGTGTTTATGCTATTACCAAATATGGTGCAGAACTTGAGATTTGGCGTGGCACACAAGAAGGTCTTGATGCTGTTATTGTAAATCCTGGAATCATTCTTGGAGCTGGCTATTGGAAAGGTGGAAGTAGCGGTAATTTATTCAGAAAAATATATGAAGGTATGAAATACTACGTGAATGGAGTTGTTGGATATGTTGATGTATTTGACGTGGTTGATACGATGATTTCTTTGATGAAAAGTAGCATTACAAACGAAAATTACATTCTAGTTTCTGAAAATCTAAGCTTTAAGGACTTTCAAAACAAAGTGGCAAACGCATTAAAAGTAAATCCTCCCAAAAAAGAAGCCAAACCATGGCTTCTTAATATCGCTTGGCGTGCTGATTGGTTGAAGCATAAATTAACAGGTTCTCGAAGAAGTTTTACAAAGCATACAGCAAAATCTGCTACTAGTATTACTATGTACGACAATTCTAAAATAAAAAATGCAATAGACTTTGAGTTTAAACCTATAAATCAATCAATAGATGAAATTTGTGAATTGTATTTAAAAGATTTGAAGCAGAGATAA
- the tyrS gene encoding tyrosine--tRNA ligase: MKNFVEELTWRGMLHQSMPGVEEHLLEGMQSAYVGIDPTADSLHIGHLVGVMMLRHFQLAGHKPYALVGGATGMIGDPSGKSAERNLLDEKTLRHNQEAIKNQLSRFLDFDSDEANSAVLVNNYDWMKEFSFLEFIRDVGKHITVNYMMAKDSVKKRLSSEAKEGMSFTEFTYQLVQGYDFLHLYRENNCSIQMGGSDQWGNITTGTELIRRIGGGKGYALTCPLITKADGTKFGKTEGGNIWLDAKRTSPYKFYQYWLNSSDDDAEKYIKIFTFLTEEEISDLVKTHAEAPHLRALQKKLAEEITIMVHSKEDFENAAKASNILFSKTFKEDIKTLDEATFLDVFEGVPQAFVSRAEFNEGIDMIGALAAKTNFLNSNGEARRALKENSISVNKEKVKEDYQLSSEDLINDTYIILNKGKKNTYIIKVE, from the coding sequence ATGAAGAATTTTGTTGAAGAATTAACATGGAGAGGTATGTTGCACCAAAGCATGCCAGGAGTAGAAGAACATTTGTTAGAAGGTATGCAAAGTGCTTATGTAGGTATAGATCCTACGGCAGATTCTCTGCATATTGGTCATTTAGTTGGTGTTATGATGTTACGTCATTTTCAGTTGGCAGGTCACAAACCTTATGCTTTGGTAGGTGGTGCAACAGGAATGATTGGCGATCCTTCAGGAAAATCAGCAGAACGAAATTTGTTAGACGAAAAAACACTACGCCATAATCAAGAAGCTATAAAAAATCAATTGTCAAGATTTTTAGATTTTGATAGTGATGAAGCTAATTCAGCCGTTTTAGTAAACAACTACGACTGGATGAAAGAGTTTTCATTTTTAGAGTTTATACGAGATGTAGGTAAGCACATTACGGTTAACTACATGATGGCTAAAGATTCTGTAAAAAAGCGTTTAAGCTCAGAGGCTAAAGAAGGAATGTCGTTTACGGAGTTTACATATCAATTAGTACAAGGGTATGACTTTTTGCATTTATATAGAGAAAATAACTGTTCTATACAAATGGGAGGAAGTGATCAATGGGGAAATATTACCACAGGTACAGAATTAATTCGTCGTATTGGTGGTGGTAAAGGTTATGCTTTAACCTGTCCGTTAATTACCAAGGCAGATGGTACTAAATTTGGTAAAACCGAAGGTGGTAATATTTGGTTAGATGCTAAAAGAACGTCTCCATACAAATTTTACCAATATTGGTTAAATTCTAGCGATGATGATGCAGAAAAGTATATTAAAATCTTTACGTTTTTAACAGAAGAAGAAATCTCTGATTTAGTAAAAACACATGCAGAAGCACCACATTTAAGAGCGTTACAAAAGAAATTAGCAGAAGAAATTACCATTATGGTACATTCTAAAGAGGATTTTGAAAATGCTGCAAAAGCCTCAAATATTCTATTCAGTAAGACATTTAAAGAAGATATTAAAACTTTAGATGAAGCTACATTTTTAGATGTTTTTGAAGGAGTACCACAAGCTTTTGTTTCAAGAGCAGAGTTTAATGAAGGTATAGATATGATTGGTGCTTTGGCAGCAAAAACTAATTTCTTGAATTCTAATGGTGAAGCAAGACGCGCTTTAAAAGAAAATTCTATTTCAGTTAACAAAGAAAAAGTAAAAGAAGATTACCAGTTGTCTTCTGAAGACTTAATAAACGACACCTACATTATACTTAATAAAGGAAAGAAAAACACCTATATCATAAAGGTTGAATAA
- a CDS encoding LuxE/PaaK family acyltransferase, whose amino-acid sequence MISKDDIFNIKTHAEFEALALDVFRFQFENNRVYRSFCDLLYKHPSDIKCLTEIPFLPIQFFKTREVLSSLNKVEKIFTSSGTTGSTTSKHFVTDLSIYEESYLKGFQHFYGNIEDYAVLALLPSYLEREGSSLIYMVDDLIQKSDHPESGFYLNNLQDLTETLKSLEAQNQKTLLIGVSFALLDLVEQFQFSLKHTIVMETGGMKGRRKEIIRQELHDRLKKGFGVNQIHSEYGMTELLSQAYSKGSGIFECPPWMKIITRDTEDALTLLQQNKTGGINIIDLTNMNSCAFIATQDLGKTSENGQFEIIGRFDNSDIRGCNLMAL is encoded by the coding sequence ATGATTTCAAAAGACGACATTTTTAATATTAAAACCCATGCCGAGTTTGAGGCACTAGCACTTGATGTCTTTAGATTTCAGTTTGAAAACAACCGCGTTTATAGATCTTTTTGCGACTTGCTTTATAAGCATCCATCTGATATAAAATGTCTAACAGAAATTCCTTTTTTACCAATTCAGTTTTTTAAAACACGAGAAGTTTTAAGTTCTCTAAATAAAGTTGAAAAAATCTTTACCAGCTCTGGTACAACAGGAAGTACAACAAGCAAACATTTTGTAACAGACCTAAGCATTTATGAAGAAAGTTACTTAAAAGGCTTTCAACATTTTTATGGTAATATTGAAGATTATGCGGTATTGGCTTTATTGCCTTCTTATTTAGAGCGAGAGGGCTCTTCACTTATTTATATGGTAGATGATTTAATACAAAAATCTGATCATCCTGAAAGTGGGTTTTACCTCAACAATCTTCAAGACCTTACTGAAACTCTAAAAAGCCTTGAAGCTCAAAATCAAAAAACACTTTTAATTGGTGTTTCTTTTGCATTATTAGATTTAGTAGAGCAATTTCAATTTAGCTTAAAACATACCATAGTTATGGAAACTGGTGGCATGAAAGGCAGAAGAAAAGAAATTATACGACAAGAACTTCACGATAGGCTCAAAAAAGGATTTGGTGTTAACCAAATACATAGTGAGTATGGCATGACAGAACTTCTGAGTCAGGCATATTCTAAAGGTAGTGGCATTTTTGAATGTCCTCCTTGGATGAAAATTATTACTAGGGATACAGAAGATGCTTTAACATTATTACAGCAAAACAAGACAGGAGGCATTAATATTATTGACTTAACCAATATGAATTCTTGTGCATTTATTGCCACTCAAGATTTGGGCAAAACTTCTGAAAATGGGCAATTTGAAATTATAGGAAGATTCGACAACTCCGATATTAGAGGTTGTAATTTAATGGCCTTGTAA
- a CDS encoding T9SS type A sorting domain-containing protein: MKKLYFLFFTLIGLMSYAQTPIITAIVDGDCSGGNPKLLEIYASGTVDFSLYSLENQTNANTTWGNAQDLSALGTVTNSFVYITTSGSETAIGTDFPSITFTNPNVLASNTMNVNGDDRVRIILTADSTVIDQFGVEATDGTGTTWEYADSYAKRNNNTGPDGGFNEANWTFGGVSSLDTLGVCQSGLDTFETLIGGIGTYTSTGGSCGVSLSSAVYNCMTNTAGDNNDGVTIDIPYTGSDAGITSVTSNTATVSGNNPSTTADGTITLSGLSEGDAWDVTLNGGDCDGTTISGTVPAAQCDPTPNTCFDLSAGPDLFELVTVQTNSDMDEWTETSGTYSMNGYCGGGCTEQVETWLIFGPLDMTGVTDLVLEFDASESFGTTDLNINYTSAYSGCPSGTSWSTAQTLTDAGFYSVDMSAASGTDVYIGIEYNDDGVDGYSSWSISNVTLGAFGSCPTLGTVVPSDCAVCDVTLQSESFVCATNTAGNDNDAVTINIPYTGSDATITSVTTTSAGTVGGDNPALTADGTITITGLSEGDAWDLTINGGDCDATTISGTVASAACDPVFLLINEINADPDSTNGDANGDGTVNTSEDEFVEIYNSGTTSIDLSDYTISDAVSVRHTFPSGTVLAPNSFITVFGGGTPTGIDGIVQTASSGGLGLNNGGDSVIIANNSALVLVQEDYGAAGNNQSIARSPDFTGAFVDHSTIVSNPVLYSPGARNDGQPLSTDNFETVEFSIYPNPTNTGKVTITSSNSDVMNVQVFDILGKQVKNETLTNNTLNVSNLNTGVYILKITQNNATTTKKLVIK; the protein is encoded by the coding sequence ATGAAAAAACTTTACTTTTTATTCTTTACCTTAATTGGGTTGATGTCTTATGCTCAGACACCAATAATTACAGCAATTGTTGATGGCGATTGTTCTGGCGGTAATCCAAAATTACTAGAGATATATGCTAGCGGAACTGTTGACTTTTCTCTTTACAGCTTAGAAAACCAAACTAACGCTAATACAACTTGGGGAAATGCTCAAGATTTGAGTGCATTAGGTACTGTAACAAATAGCTTTGTATATATTACCACATCAGGAAGTGAGACTGCTATAGGTACTGATTTCCCTTCTATCACATTTACAAACCCTAATGTATTAGCTTCTAACACTATGAATGTTAATGGCGATGATCGCGTAAGAATTATATTAACAGCTGACAGTACAGTAATTGACCAATTTGGTGTTGAAGCTACTGATGGTACAGGTACTACATGGGAGTATGCGGATTCTTACGCAAAAAGAAATAACAATACAGGTCCTGATGGCGGTTTTAATGAAGCTAACTGGACATTTGGTGGAGTTTCTTCTCTTGACACATTAGGTGTTTGCCAAAGTGGACTTGATACTTTTGAAACATTAATTGGAGGTATTGGCACTTATACATCTACTGGTGGTTCATGTGGTGTATCATTATCTTCTGCGGTTTACAACTGTATGACAAATACTGCTGGTGATAACAATGATGGTGTTACTATTGACATTCCTTACACTGGATCAGACGCAGGTATTACATCTGTAACTTCAAACACTGCTACCGTAAGTGGTAATAATCCATCTACTACAGCAGATGGTACTATAACACTTTCTGGTTTATCAGAAGGTGATGCTTGGGATGTAACATTAAATGGTGGTGATTGTGATGGTACAACTATTTCTGGAACTGTTCCTGCCGCTCAATGTGACCCAACACCTAACACTTGTTTTGATTTAAGTGCTGGTCCTGATTTATTTGAGTTAGTTACAGTTCAAACAAACTCTGATATGGATGAATGGACAGAAACTAGTGGAACATATTCTATGAATGGTTACTGTGGTGGTGGCTGTACTGAACAAGTTGAGACTTGGTTAATTTTTGGTCCTTTAGATATGACTGGAGTTACAGATTTAGTTCTAGAATTTGATGCTTCTGAAAGTTTTGGTACAACAGATTTAAACATCAACTACACTAGCGCTTATTCTGGATGTCCTTCAGGCACTAGTTGGTCTACTGCTCAAACATTAACTGATGCAGGATTCTACAGTGTAGACATGTCTGCGGCATCAGGCACAGATGTTTACATCGGAATTGAATATAATGATGATGGTGTTGACGGCTATTCTAGCTGGTCAATTTCTAATGTTACATTAGGAGCTTTTGGTTCTTGCCCTACGCTTGGTACTGTAGTTCCTTCTGATTGTGCTGTTTGTGATGTTACATTACAATCTGAATCTTTTGTATGTGCTACAAACACAGCTGGAAACGATAATGATGCTGTAACAATAAATATTCCTTACACAGGTTCTGATGCTACTATTACTTCTGTAACAACAACTTCTGCAGGAACTGTTGGTGGTGATAATCCTGCGTTAACAGCTGATGGAACTATTACAATTACAGGTCTAAGTGAAGGTGATGCTTGGGACTTAACTATCAATGGTGGTGATTGTGATGCAACAACAATTTCAGGAACAGTTGCTTCAGCAGCTTGTGACCCTGTATTTTTACTAATAAATGAAATAAATGCTGATCCTGATTCTACAAATGGTGATGCTAATGGTGATGGCACAGTAAATACCTCTGAAGATGAATTTGTTGAAATTTATAATAGTGGTACTACTAGTATAGATTTATCGGACTATACAATTTCAGATGCAGTGAGCGTTAGACATACATTCCCTAGCGGAACAGTATTAGCTCCTAACAGCTTTATAACTGTATTCGGTGGTGGTACACCAACAGGAATTGATGGCATAGTCCAAACGGCTTCTTCTGGAGGTTTAGGTCTTAACAATGGTGGTGATTCTGTAATCATTGCAAATAATAGTGCTTTGGTTCTTGTACAAGAAGATTATGGTGCAGCAGGAAACAATCAATCAATTGCTCGTAGTCCTGATTTTACAGGTGCATTTGTAGATCACAGTACTATTGTTTCTAATCCAGTTTTATACTCACCTGGTGCAAGAAATGATGGACAACCACTTTCTACTGACAATTTTGAAACAGTTGAATTCTCTATCTACCCTAACCCAACAAATACTGGTAAGGTAACAATTACATCATCTAATAGTGATGTTATGAATGTACAAGTATTTGATATTCTTGGTAAGCAGGTTAAAAATGAAACTTTAACTAATAACACACTTAATGTATCTAACTTAAATACTGGTGTGTATATCTTAAAGATCACTCAAAACAATGCAACAACAACTAAGAAATTAGTTATTAAATAA
- a CDS encoding response regulator transcription factor: protein MKKKDIKILLVDDEPDILEIVGYNLSAEGYQVITGENGVEAIEKAKKHKPHLIILDVMMPEMDGIEACERIRQDSKLNNTIITFLTARGEDYSQVAGFDAGADDYITKPIKPKVLVSKVKALLRRLKDTDNPNESLKIGDLVINREEYKITKNGEEIILPRKEFELLSLLATKPGKVFKREEILDKVWGNEVVVGGRTIDVHIRKLREKIGDKSFKTVKGVGYKFVD from the coding sequence GTGAAAAAAAAGGACATTAAGATACTATTGGTTGATGACGAGCCAGATATCTTAGAAATAGTTGGTTATAACTTATCTGCAGAAGGTTATCAAGTTATAACAGGAGAAAACGGTGTAGAAGCTATTGAAAAAGCTAAGAAACACAAGCCACATCTAATCATACTAGATGTTATGATGCCCGAGATGGATGGTATAGAAGCTTGTGAGCGTATACGTCAAGACTCAAAACTCAACAATACCATTATTACCTTTTTAACTGCTAGAGGTGAAGATTATTCGCAGGTTGCAGGTTTTGATGCAGGAGCTGATGACTATATCACAAAACCTATAAAGCCAAAGGTATTAGTTAGTAAGGTAAAAGCGTTACTAAGAAGACTAAAGGATACAGATAATCCAAACGAATCTCTAAAGATTGGTGATTTAGTAATTAATAGAGAAGAATATAAAATTACCAAGAACGGTGAAGAAATTATTCTGCCAAGAAAAGAGTTTGAATTATTATCTTTGTTGGCAACTAAGCCTGGTAAAGTTTTTAAACGCGAAGAAATTTTAGACAAAGTTTGGGGTAATGAAGTTGTTGTTGGAGGGAGAACGATAGATGTACATATTAGAAAACTTCGCGAAAAGATAGGTGACAAATCTTTTAAAACCGTAAAAGGCGTTGGGTACAAGTTTGTAGACTAA